The genomic interval GCCGTGCTTGCTATGAAACTCTCCAGGCCGCACCAGCCACCGCTGCCGACCCGCAAAGTCGTAAGCCGCCACGACGATGTCGTCCTTCGCCAGAAACGTGACGTAGACGCTTTCGCCATCGGTCGCCGGGGTGCTCGAGGCGTGGCTGTTGAGCTCGTGCTTTTCCTCAAGCGCCGCCGTGATCACCGTCTGCTGCCAAAGCGTTTGCCCCGACTTTCGGTCAAGGCACATCAACACTCGATCGCCCGAATCCACGAGGCAGGTAAGGAGAAAAATGCGATCCTGCCAGACAATCGGAGACGCATGGCCGATGCCCGGCACTGCGATTTTCCAAGCGATGTTCTCTTGAGCGCTCCAATGGATCGGAACGTGTTGCTCCTCGCTGGTACCGTCACCGTGCGGCCCGCGCCAGCAGGGCCATTCTGCAGCGCTCACGACCGTTGTCGCGCCAAGAACGATCAAGAAGAAGACCGACCATGCGAATCGCAACATAAGGCAGGTTCCGGCGGGAGAATGGTTCGCGGCGAGTGCTACTAGCGTAGTACCCTCGCAAGGGCTTGGCAACATTCGGGCGGAGCGTCGCTGGACCTGGCTGCTCCGGTTCGTCTCGCGCGCGTCGTGTCGCATGCTTGCGCCCCGGCCGGTACAGCAAATCGATCCGAGTCGTCGCAGGCGCGTTTGGTATCCTCGGGTCGCAGCGCAAATGGTCGATCAGTCCTCCATTGCCATTCGGCATTCGTGGGCTTCCCCATCGAAGAACGTCGCTCTATTCCGCGCGGAAGCTCACCGCGCATCAAGGTTGGTGGCGCCGGCAAAAAGCTGTCGAAATCTCCATCGCACTGCTCGTTGCCCGCGACTTGACCGGGCCCAATGGATCGGCGACAGTAACGATGTCGACTTGCCCACGGCTTGGCTATCTCGCGTGGGACCAATCGGCGAATTCGCGCTGACCAAACTCCCCTGTCCCGCGCCTTGGCGCAGGGCGCGGATGTTACGACCAGTCGCTTTGCTGCCCGCAGTACAACCACGCCGTAAACCTTCCCTGCCGCGGACCTTTCTCACGGATCGATCTCGAATGGTCAAACCTATCTTGTGCGTTTTTGGATTCACGATTGCTTCGATTCTTTCGGCCACCATCACGGCGCAGGCAGAGAACTGGCCACAGTGGCGTGGGCCGCGCGAGGACGGCACGAGCCTGGAAACCGGCCTGCCGACCAGTTGGAGCAAGACCGAAAATATTGTCTGGCGGATGCCGCTGCCGGGGCCTGCCGGCGCCTCGCCGGTGGTGTGGCAGGATCATATCTTTCTCACCAGCGCCAAAGATCGCGATCTGGTGCTGATCTGCGCCGACACC from Pirellulales bacterium carries:
- a CDS encoding PQQ-binding-like beta-propeller repeat protein produces the protein MLRFAWSVFFLIVLGATTVVSAAEWPCWRGPHGDGTSEEQHVPIHWSAQENIAWKIAVPGIGHASPIVWQDRIFLLTCLVDSGDRVLMCLDRKSGQTLWQQTVITAALEEKHELNSHASSTPATDGESVYVTFLAKDDIVVAAYDFAGRQRWLVRPGEFHSKHG